A window of the Spirochaetota bacterium genome harbors these coding sequences:
- the fabG gene encoding 3-oxoacyl-ACP reductase FabG — protein MSEPTGRRIAIVTGGSRGIGRAIAVELGRDGCYVIVNYRSNDEAAAETLAMIRAAGGDGETVRFDVADSAEAEKAVNDIVSRFPAIDILVNNAGITADNLFLMMSEAEWDSVIDTTLKGFYNMTKPVMRRMLRNKKGSVVSIASVAGIMGNKGQANYSAAKAGLIGASRSIASEIAKKGVRVNVVAPGLIETDMIKDAPVEMIKNVIPMGRIGKPEEVAKVVRFLCSDDASYITGQVISVNGGMM, from the coding sequence ATGAGCGAACCAACGGGAAGGAGAATAGCCATCGTCACCGGCGGGAGCCGGGGCATCGGCAGGGCCATTGCCGTCGAGCTGGGCCGGGACGGCTGCTATGTCATCGTTAATTACCGATCCAACGACGAGGCCGCAGCGGAGACCCTGGCCATGATCAGGGCGGCCGGCGGCGACGGCGAGACGGTCAGGTTCGATGTCGCCGATTCTGCCGAGGCTGAAAAGGCCGTGAACGACATAGTAAGCCGCTTTCCCGCCATCGATATCCTCGTCAACAACGCGGGGATCACCGCGGACAACCTTTTTCTCATGATGTCCGAGGCCGAGTGGGATTCGGTCATTGACACGACCCTGAAGGGGTTTTACAACATGACCAAGCCCGTGATGAGAAGAATGCTCCGCAACAAGAAGGGGTCCGTCGTGTCAATCGCCTCGGTGGCCGGCATCATGGGCAACAAGGGGCAGGCGAACTACTCCGCGGCCAAGGCGGGCCTCATCGGCGCGAGCCGCTCCATCGCCTCGGAGATAGCGAAAAAGGGCGTCCGCGTGAACGTCGTGGCCCCGGGACTCATTGAGACTGATATGATCAAGGACGCCCCGGTGGAGATGATAAAGAATGTCATTCCCATGGGAAGGATCGGAAAGCCGGAGGAGGTCGCGAAGGTGGTGCGCTTCCTCTGCTCCGACGACGCGTCGTACATCACCGGGCAGGTGATATCGGTCAACGGCGGGATGATGTAA
- a CDS encoding outer membrane lipoprotein carrier protein LolA, with protein sequence MKRNNITIIARTTAVIGISLSLLSWGDSWDQIRKTAKDITSVEAEFVQKKHMAILAKPLVSKGKLCFQVPRSLRWEYLSPVNSVLLMHGGTVTRYVKKDGVVTRDSSARLQSMQIVLQEITMWMKGNFDANPAFRPELRPGRIIMLTPKEKSMADIIQRIELKLSDRPGVIQSVRIYENEKSFTVIDFIKVRMNEKIPESLFKSLQ encoded by the coding sequence ATGAAACGGAATAATATCACAATTATCGCTCGGACGACAGCCGTCATCGGCATCTCCCTCTCGCTCCTCTCCTGGGGCGACTCCTGGGACCAGATCAGGAAGACCGCGAAGGACATAACCTCCGTGGAGGCCGAGTTTGTCCAGAAAAAGCACATGGCCATTCTGGCGAAGCCGCTGGTGTCGAAGGGAAAGCTCTGCTTCCAGGTGCCCCGGTCGCTTCGCTGGGAGTACCTGTCCCCGGTGAACAGCGTTCTATTGATGCACGGCGGGACCGTCACCCGCTACGTGAAGAAGGACGGCGTCGTCACCAGGGACTCGTCGGCGCGGCTCCAGTCGATGCAGATCGTCCTCCAGGAGATAACCATGTGGATGAAGGGCAATTTTGACGCGAACCCGGCCTTCAGGCCGGAGCTCAGGCCCGGGCGGATCATCATGCTCACGCCGAAGGAGAAATCGATGGCGGATATCATCCAGCGCATAGAGCTGAAGCTCTCCGACCGGCCCGGCGTCATCCAGTCGGTGCGGATTTATGAGAACGAGAAATCCTTCACGGTGATCGACTTTATCAAGGTCAGGATGAACGAGAAAATCCCCGAATCGTTATTCAAGAGCCTGCAATGA
- a CDS encoding PAS domain S-box protein, which translates to MTPDRKKKILIVDDEAIIAMSESRMLEKNGYRVLTAHSGEDAVRKAAEQPDLDLVLMDIDLGAGMDGTQAAEIILKTRDIPVLFLSSHNEPEIVDKTEKITSYGYVVKNSGETVILASIKMAFKLHSAHQELRKREEELGKSQWKLNFIFENTPSAITVTEMETGIVVEANKGVEWTGWTKEDVIGKSPQMLQTWVLPDEGERIRNIIKTEGKLANHRVDFYKKDGSIAHVLMSSVFLNMDGRQYLLTVSNDITRLTEFEMELRSAKTDLEAMNEELNATVEELEATNEELQATIAEVEETKKELELSLVEVKKTEEALRLKNLLLTTQQETSIDGILVVGESGTILSYNSRFADMWGMPADILSAGSDKAAMDNILDKLASPEQFLEKVSHLYAHRSETSKDELIFKDGRIFDRFSSPMFDRHGTYHGRVWYFRDITDQKRAAEALKESEEQYRTLVDNMQDVMYRCDLKGRITFATPSAAVILGCPSVEWMIGKNLKDFYINPEESVKQGEILKERGTYKQYEATLRRVDNGAPVNVLVNSQFYRDRNGTIIGVEGVLTDITERKRVEDALRESEELYRTLFENSATANIIAAADTTILLANSNFVKLIGYSREEMEGRMSWTSFILDEYVEKMKAYHLQRIKESGNPPQAYEFKARMRSGEVRDFYMNVAMIPGSANSLGTIIDITDRARMEEQLKRSEERFSDLVRFLPETVYEADRQGRITYVNQTGLEQFGYTQGDIDRGLNVLSIIAPRSQKQAIEKIARILQGEHLSLNEYMAQKKDGTTFPALVHSSVIYRDGQPDGFRGFLADITEIKLAERSLNESENRYRRVIHSIPIGIHLYRLEADGRLVFDGANPAADSILGVDNSIFIGKTIEEAFPALTATEAPRRYREAAEKGVSWHTEQIDYDENEIRGAFDVLAFRIGDRLMAAAFTDITDRKKTEKALLDNQRLLNTVYDNVGAYIFMKDTSYRYTFANKKCCELFGRDLPDIIGRTDAEFFSADSIPEIMISDRRVIEEGETVTREETNLASPGGTRRRTYWTVKIPLRDSGGAIYALCGISTDITERKQAEEALRESEERWQFALEGSGDGLWDWNAQTDKVYFSRQWKAMLGYDTNEIGDTLSEWESRVHPDDRDRVHGEINKHFEGVIPVYTSEHRMKCKNGEYKWILDRGKVISRTPEGKPLRVIGTHTDITILKAIQEALGKTVTEKEALLRELQHRMKNSLALITSIINLEIERFRDKDLAGVLDNIKGRIESLSSLYALLFQSDTFKEVDLGDYLKSIINLLSGSYGTASSSIRIEEELERLRVNAKNAAAWGLIANELLTNSYKYAFPEGGAGTIRINLKKQKGEIILAISDNGRGLPADFDIDNPSGLGLLLVKTLTLQLKGTLTLERGRETVFQVRASVSSES; encoded by the coding sequence TTGACACCCGATCGTAAAAAAAAGATACTCATTGTTGATGATGAAGCCATCATCGCCATGTCCGAATCCAGGATGCTTGAAAAGAACGGCTACCGCGTTCTCACCGCCCATTCAGGAGAAGATGCCGTACGAAAGGCGGCGGAGCAGCCCGATCTTGACCTCGTATTGATGGACATTGACCTCGGCGCCGGCATGGACGGCACCCAGGCGGCGGAAATCATCTTAAAAACCCGGGACATCCCCGTGCTTTTCCTCTCAAGCCATAACGAACCTGAGATCGTAGACAAGACCGAGAAGATCACCTCCTACGGCTACGTGGTGAAAAATTCCGGGGAAACGGTCATCCTCGCTTCAATTAAAATGGCCTTCAAGCTTCACTCGGCCCATCAGGAATTGAGAAAACGCGAAGAGGAGCTCGGCAAGAGCCAATGGAAGCTGAACTTCATCTTCGAGAATACCCCGAGCGCTATAACCGTCACCGAGATGGAAACCGGCATCGTCGTGGAGGCAAATAAAGGCGTTGAATGGACCGGCTGGACAAAGGAAGACGTCATAGGCAAAAGCCCGCAGATGCTGCAAACCTGGGTCCTTCCTGATGAAGGCGAGCGGATAAGGAATATCATCAAAACCGAGGGAAAGCTGGCCAATCACCGGGTCGATTTCTATAAAAAGGACGGCTCCATTGCCCATGTTCTCATGAGCTCGGTTTTTCTCAACATGGATGGCAGGCAATATCTGCTAACCGTGTCCAACGACATCACCAGGCTCACCGAATTCGAGATGGAGCTGCGGAGCGCCAAGACCGACCTGGAGGCGATGAACGAAGAATTGAACGCCACGGTGGAGGAGCTCGAGGCGACCAATGAAGAGCTCCAGGCGACCATAGCCGAGGTTGAGGAAACCAAGAAGGAACTTGAACTTTCTCTGGTAGAAGTAAAAAAGACCGAGGAGGCGCTGCGACTCAAGAATCTGCTGCTAACGACCCAGCAGGAAACATCGATCGACGGAATTCTCGTGGTCGGCGAATCCGGCACGATCCTTTCATACAACAGCAGGTTTGCCGACATGTGGGGAATGCCGGCGGATATATTGTCAGCCGGATCGGACAAGGCAGCCATGGATAACATCCTTGACAAGCTGGCGAGCCCGGAGCAGTTCCTGGAAAAAGTATCCCATCTCTACGCCCATAGATCCGAAACGAGCAAGGATGAACTGATCTTCAAGGACGGGCGGATCTTCGACCGCTTTTCCTCCCCCATGTTCGACAGGCACGGCACTTACCACGGAAGGGTCTGGTATTTCCGGGACATAACCGATCAAAAGCGGGCCGCCGAGGCGCTCAAAGAGAGCGAGGAGCAATATCGCACCCTGGTCGACAACATGCAGGACGTCATGTACCGCTGCGACCTGAAAGGCAGGATCACTTTTGCCACGCCATCCGCCGCGGTCATTCTCGGCTGTCCATCGGTGGAATGGATGATAGGAAAGAATTTAAAGGACTTCTATATCAATCCCGAAGAATCCGTCAAACAAGGCGAGATTCTGAAAGAGCGGGGGACCTACAAGCAATACGAGGCGACACTCAGGCGGGTGGACAACGGGGCGCCCGTTAACGTACTGGTCAACTCCCAGTTTTACCGCGACAGAAACGGAACCATAATCGGAGTGGAAGGCGTCCTGACCGACATTACCGAACGCAAACGCGTCGAGGACGCTCTCAGGGAAAGCGAGGAACTGTACCGCACCCTCTTCGAGAATTCCGCCACGGCCAACATCATCGCAGCCGCCGACACCACGATCCTCCTCGCCAATTCCAATTTCGTAAAACTGATCGGCTACTCCCGGGAAGAAATGGAAGGCCGGATGAGCTGGACCTCCTTCATACTGGATGAATATGTCGAGAAAATGAAGGCGTACCACCTCCAGCGCATTAAAGAATCCGGCAACCCCCCTCAAGCCTATGAATTCAAGGCCAGGATGCGTTCCGGAGAGGTCAGGGATTTTTACATGAACGTTGCCATGATACCGGGATCGGCAAATAGCCTGGGGACCATCATCGACATCACTGATCGCGCAAGAATGGAGGAACAACTCAAAAGGAGCGAGGAGCGCTTCAGCGACCTTGTCCGGTTTCTGCCTGAAACGGTTTATGAAGCGGACCGGCAGGGCAGGATCACCTATGTCAATCAGACCGGCCTGGAACAATTCGGCTATACCCAGGGCGATATAGACAGGGGACTGAATGTCCTTTCCATCATAGCCCCCCGGAGCCAGAAACAGGCGATCGAAAAAATTGCCAGGATCCTGCAGGGCGAGCACCTCAGCCTCAATGAATACATGGCGCAGAAAAAGGACGGAACCACCTTCCCCGCGCTGGTCCATTCCTCCGTCATTTACCGGGACGGCCAGCCTGATGGATTCCGGGGTTTTCTCGCTGACATCACTGAAATTAAGCTCGCCGAACGCTCATTGAACGAGAGTGAAAACAGATATCGCCGGGTTATTCATTCAATCCCCATAGGGATTCACCTGTACCGTCTTGAAGCGGACGGCCGCCTGGTCTTCGACGGCGCCAATCCCGCTGCGGACAGTATCCTCGGCGTCGACAACAGCATATTCATCGGAAAAACCATTGAAGAAGCCTTTCCCGCACTGACCGCAACCGAAGCGCCCCGGCGCTACCGCGAGGCGGCCGAAAAGGGCGTGTCCTGGCATACCGAGCAGATCGACTACGATGAAAACGAAATACGGGGGGCCTTCGACGTGCTGGCATTCCGGATAGGCGACCGCCTCATGGCTGCGGCATTTACCGATATAACCGATCGAAAGAAGACCGAAAAGGCGCTCCTGGACAACCAGCGGCTGTTGAATACCGTTTACGATAACGTCGGCGCCTATATCTTCATGAAAGACACCTCCTACCGGTACACCTTTGCGAACAAAAAATGCTGCGAGCTTTTCGGACGGGACCTGCCCGATATCATCGGCAGGACCGACGCCGAGTTCTTTTCCGCCGATTCCATTCCCGAAATAATGATAAGCGACAGGCGCGTCATAGAAGAGGGGGAAACGGTTACACGGGAGGAGACGAACCTCGCATCCCCCGGCGGCACCAGGCGCCGCACCTACTGGACCGTTAAGATCCCGCTCCGCGACTCCGGCGGCGCCATATACGCCCTGTGCGGCATTTCGACGGATATTACCGAGCGCAAGCAGGCGGAGGAAGCCCTGCGGGAAAGCGAGGAACGGTGGCAGTTCGCCCTGGAAGGTTCCGGGGATGGCCTGTGGGACTGGAACGCACAGACCGACAAAGTGTATTTCTCGCGCCAGTGGAAAGCGATGCTCGGCTATGATACCAATGAGATAGGAGACACCCTCTCCGAATGGGAGAGCCGCGTGCACCCCGACGACAGGGACCGCGTGCATGGGGAGATAAACAAGCACTTTGAAGGAGTGATCCCGGTATACACGAGCGAGCACCGCATGAAATGCAAGAACGGGGAGTACAAATGGATACTGGACCGCGGTAAGGTCATCAGCCGCACCCCGGAAGGCAAGCCGCTCAGGGTGATCGGGACCCATACCGATATAACGATACTAAAAGCCATCCAGGAGGCGCTTGGAAAAACCGTCACCGAAAAGGAGGCGCTCCTCCGGGAGCTGCAGCACCGCATGAAAAACAGCCTGGCACTTATAACCAGCATCATCAACCTGGAAATCGAACGGTTCAGGGACAAGGACCTGGCCGGAGTCCTTGATAACATCAAGGGAAGGATAGAATCGCTTTCCAGCCTCTATGCGTTGCTTTTTCAATCTGACACGTTCAAGGAAGTAGACCTCGGAGATTACCTGAAATCCATCATAAATCTCCTCAGCGGTTCCTACGGCACGGCCTCATCTAGCATACGGATCGAAGAAGAGCTCGAACGGCTGCGGGTGAACGCGAAAAACGCTGCCGCCTGGGGCCTCATCGCGAACGAACTGCTGACGAATTCCTACAAGTATGCCTTCCCGGAGGGCGGCGCCGGCACCATCCGGATCAATCTGAAAAAGCAGAAGGGTGAAATCATTCTAGCCATTTCCGACAATGGCAGAGGCTTGCCCGCCGATTTCGACATCGATAATCCCAGCGGCCTGGGACTGCTTCTCGTGAAAACCCTGACCCTTCAGCTAAAGGGCACCCTTACGCTCGAACGCGGCAGGGAAACCGTGTTTCAGGTGCGGGCGTCGGTTTCTTCCGAATCCTGA
- a CDS encoding cobalamin-dependent protein (Presence of a B(12) (cobalamin)-binding domain implies dependence on cobalamin itself, in one of its several forms, or in some unusual lineages, dependence on a cobalamin-like analog.) codes for MKFRLIYPRWEKLSGQTNFNLPPHGPAVMAATLPDYVDVEFIDENLERFSFDDPVDFVGISMMLTTQVKRGWEIADEFRRRGKKVIFGGISAMLHAEETLEHADALFLGESEGRMEEVFTDFRNGNLKKVYNYLADLPPIESVGPARRSIYNRDLYYYKGVQMVDLVHASRGCRFNCYPCAVPYLGGRKFRPRPIDRAIEEIALADNNRLFVVDNSLAQDTQWEMDLFREMIPLKKNWCSHTIEDKPEVLDLARQAGAWYVYQAVFDMSDFIRERIKRYHDHDIAVEGTILLGMDNHDEEYIKRFIDFLLEIDLDLAEFTVLTPFPHTKAYDDMRKQKRIISHDWNDFNAGKVVYQPKLMSPERLQELYYFAWERFYRDEPQQMKMYKLIRKVAEREMALGTYRPRRRDLIRKAFGETL; via the coding sequence ATGAAATTCAGGCTTATCTACCCCCGGTGGGAAAAACTTTCGGGGCAGACGAACTTCAACCTGCCGCCCCACGGGCCGGCGGTAATGGCGGCTACCCTTCCTGACTATGTCGATGTTGAATTCATCGATGAAAATCTCGAGCGCTTCAGTTTCGATGACCCGGTCGATTTTGTGGGCATCTCCATGATGCTCACCACCCAGGTGAAACGGGGATGGGAGATCGCCGACGAGTTCCGGCGCCGCGGGAAGAAGGTCATATTCGGAGGCATATCCGCCATGCTCCATGCCGAGGAGACCCTGGAGCACGCCGACGCCCTGTTCCTGGGGGAGTCCGAAGGCCGCATGGAAGAGGTTTTCACCGATTTCAGGAACGGGAATCTCAAGAAGGTGTATAATTACCTTGCCGATCTTCCTCCTATCGAGAGCGTGGGGCCGGCCCGCCGGAGCATTTACAACCGCGACCTCTATTACTACAAGGGCGTGCAGATGGTGGATCTGGTCCACGCCTCACGGGGGTGCCGGTTCAACTGCTATCCCTGCGCAGTTCCCTACCTGGGGGGAAGGAAGTTCCGGCCCCGTCCCATCGACAGGGCCATAGAGGAGATCGCCCTCGCGGACAATAACCGCCTCTTCGTGGTGGACAATTCCCTGGCCCAGGACACGCAGTGGGAGATGGACCTCTTCCGCGAGATGATACCCCTCAAGAAAAACTGGTGCAGCCACACCATCGAGGACAAGCCTGAGGTCCTGGACCTGGCGCGGCAGGCCGGCGCCTGGTACGTGTACCAGGCCGTGTTCGACATGTCGGATTTTATCAGGGAGCGCATCAAGCGCTACCATGACCACGACATCGCCGTGGAGGGGACCATCCTCCTGGGCATGGACAACCATGACGAGGAGTACATCAAGCGCTTCATCGATTTCCTCCTGGAGATCGACCTGGACCTTGCCGAGTTCACGGTCCTCACGCCCTTTCCCCATACCAAGGCCTACGACGACATGCGCAAGCAGAAGCGTATTATCAGCCATGACTGGAACGATTTCAACGCCGGCAAGGTGGTGTATCAGCCGAAGCTGATGAGCCCGGAGCGTCTCCAGGAGCTCTACTATTTCGCCTGGGAGCGGTTCTACCGGGACGAGCCGCAGCAGATGAAGATGTACAAGCTCATCAGGAAGGTGGCGGAGCGGGAGATGGCCCTGGGGACCTACAGGCCGCGGCGCCGCGACCTGATTCGGAAAGCCTTCGGCGAGACCCTGTAG
- a CDS encoding BtrH N-terminal domain-containing protein produces the protein MEQKSPQAEYINYQGGHCESASVSSLVRNFGFELSEPMALGIASNIGFVFLPFIKVWGKPLIAFRMLPQSIVKGVQKRLGIEFRIKTYDDQREAMDELDRLLEEGRAVGIQASVEHLPYFLGEFRIPFNGHMTIIHGKDGDDYLVSDPLYDHPTRISREDLQKARFAEGPNAPKGFIFYPVCLPEAVDYRKAIKKAVKRVATMMLQPTFPYYGVFGINTFARTVRKLPKKRDMKYIRSFMSNVFLFQEEIGTGGGGFRYMYAAFLREAYDMLQIPELLEASKQMVQIGDTWRRAAASCAKFIQRQESTVDLDGAAQLYRECARKEKEVYRMLKRIRWNQ, from the coding sequence ATGGAACAGAAATCACCGCAGGCGGAATACATCAACTATCAGGGGGGGCACTGCGAATCGGCTTCAGTCTCATCCCTGGTAAGAAATTTCGGTTTCGAATTATCGGAACCGATGGCGCTGGGGATCGCGAGCAATATCGGCTTCGTCTTCCTGCCCTTCATCAAGGTCTGGGGCAAGCCTCTTATCGCCTTCAGGATGTTGCCCCAGAGCATAGTAAAAGGGGTCCAGAAGCGGCTGGGTATCGAATTCCGCATCAAGACCTACGACGATCAGCGGGAAGCCATGGACGAGCTGGACCGGCTCCTTGAAGAGGGGAGGGCAGTCGGAATACAGGCTTCTGTGGAGCATCTTCCCTATTTTCTGGGGGAATTCCGCATCCCCTTCAACGGCCACATGACCATCATTCACGGGAAGGACGGTGACGATTATCTCGTCAGCGATCCCCTGTACGACCATCCCACGCGTATCAGTCGCGAGGATCTTCAGAAGGCGCGCTTTGCCGAGGGGCCCAATGCCCCGAAGGGCTTTATCTTCTATCCCGTATGCCTTCCGGAGGCGGTGGATTACCGGAAAGCGATAAAAAAGGCCGTAAAGCGCGTCGCCACTATGATGCTGCAGCCGACATTTCCTTATTACGGCGTGTTTGGCATTAACACCTTTGCCCGGACCGTCCGCAAGCTTCCGAAAAAAAGAGATATGAAGTATATCCGCTCGTTCATGAGCAATGTTTTTCTCTTTCAGGAAGAGATCGGCACCGGAGGCGGAGGGTTCCGGTACATGTACGCAGCCTTTCTCCGGGAGGCCTATGATATGCTGCAGATACCGGAGCTTCTGGAGGCGTCCAAACAGATGGTCCAGATCGGGGATACATGGCGGAGGGCGGCGGCGTCCTGTGCAAAATTCATTCAACGTCAGGAAAGCACCGTTGACCTGGATGGGGCGGCCCAATTGTACCGCGAGTGCGCGCGGAAGGAAAAAGAGGTCTACCGGATGCTGAAAAGAATCAGGTGGAACCAGTAA
- a CDS encoding acyl carrier protein, which translates to MKGSSDEKLKNDLKELIIAECDLDITADEIGDDDTLFGSDSPIGLDSVDALQISIAVQNKYGVVITDSKVLRRVMKTINTFADYIQPE; encoded by the coding sequence ATGAAAGGATCATCTGACGAAAAACTGAAAAACGACCTGAAGGAACTCATAATCGCCGAATGCGATCTTGACATAACCGCGGATGAGATAGGCGACGACGACACCCTCTTCGGATCGGATTCGCCCATAGGTCTCGACTCAGTCGACGCCCTCCAGATATCGATAGCCGTGCAGAACAAGTACGGCGTGGTCATCACCGACAGCAAGGTGCTGAGAAGGGTGATGAAGACCATAAACACCTTTGCCGATTATATCCAGCCGGAGTGA
- a CDS encoding ABC transporter permease, with product MKRLYYIIKKEMLEIYRDIQSFMILIIMPVVFILVMSLSMQALFQAHSNFKIHILSVDHSRSAESQQFIGILKTLQNLSVTELDGAMSTDQLSRKLLDGDHKFALTINDTFASYARDLGTGPEVEPVTMLIDPTMQMLTQLVVKNQIEMELSKMRLAAFVNKNAPLLAFAGINRDALLRSVEGALKTMYVYKDRRDTIIPSAAQQSVPAWLVFSMYFLILPISTIFHTEKNNGTFQRLRSINIKSRYLIIGKIVSYYTISLVQVVSMLCVGRYLVPLLGGDTIQIGNSFLGLFLLSTCISMNAISYGLLISSASRSSIVANGVGIVLIIILSAIGGIMVPKFVMPKFLQQLSHISPLSWGMEGFLDIMLRNGGIPDIMTECALLLLTSAIMIAATGVLIRKRII from the coding sequence ATGAAACGGCTTTATTATATAATAAAAAAGGAGATGCTCGAAATCTACCGGGACATCCAGTCCTTCATGATACTGATCATCATGCCGGTGGTGTTCATTCTGGTCATGTCCCTGTCCATGCAGGCGCTTTTCCAGGCCCATTCGAATTTTAAAATCCATATTTTATCCGTTGACCACAGCCGGAGCGCCGAATCACAACAATTTATCGGCATCCTGAAGACCCTTCAAAACCTGTCCGTGACGGAACTGGACGGCGCCATGTCGACCGATCAGTTGTCCCGAAAACTACTGGATGGCGACCACAAGTTCGCCCTGACGATCAACGACACCTTTGCTTCGTATGCCCGTGACCTCGGAACGGGACCGGAGGTTGAGCCGGTCACCATGCTCATCGATCCCACCATGCAGATGCTTACCCAGCTGGTGGTGAAAAACCAGATCGAAATGGAGCTCTCAAAAATGAGGCTCGCCGCCTTTGTGAACAAAAACGCCCCTCTCCTGGCTTTTGCCGGCATCAACAGGGATGCCCTGCTCAGGTCCGTCGAAGGCGCCCTGAAAACCATGTACGTATACAAGGACAGACGTGATACGATCATCCCGAGCGCTGCCCAGCAGAGCGTTCCGGCATGGCTCGTGTTTTCCATGTATTTTCTCATACTCCCCATATCGACCATTTTTCACACGGAAAAAAACAATGGCACGTTCCAGAGACTGCGCAGCATCAACATCAAAAGCCGGTACCTGATTATCGGCAAAATCGTGTCATATTACACCATCAGCTTGGTGCAGGTCGTGTCCATGCTCTGCGTGGGACGCTACCTCGTTCCCCTCCTGGGCGGGGACACCATACAAATCGGCAATTCATTTCTCGGGCTGTTCCTCCTTTCAACCTGCATCAGCATGAACGCCATATCCTATGGCCTATTGATCTCGTCCGCGTCACGAAGCAGCATCGTCGCCAACGGGGTCGGGATAGTCCTGATCATCATATTGTCGGCGATCGGCGGCATAATGGTGCCGAAATTCGTCATGCCGAAATTCCTTCAGCAGCTCTCTCACATATCCCCCCTTTCCTGGGGGATGGAGGGGTTCCTTGATATCATGCTCAGGAACGGGGGAATCCCCGACATCATGACGGAATGCGCCCTGTTGCTGCTGACAAGCGCCATCATGATCGCGGCAACCGGCGTGTTGATAAGAAAAAGAATTATATAA
- a CDS encoding ABC transporter ATP-binding protein translates to MITIERLHKAYDDTVALRDIDLTIKEGAITGLLGPNGAGKTTLVSILTGIIKKSGGHVLINGLDLDGNLAEIQSLSSIVPQTLAFYPLLTAYENLEYFGVLYGLHGSLLKERIDYSIEVASLQSFYRKRAGKFSGGLKRRLNFAIGLLNNPKILYLDEPTVGVDAQSRNYILEMIRKLNKEEGTTVIYTSHYIDEIEHISDEITIIDEGSIILRGPKETILASSDAFAIQIPETELNGMIGSYIKDVPGVFCTGNSIVIEKNDQYLNSFIHILTALRDGNISIQNIRYNANRLEDLFLRLTSKNLRDEE, encoded by the coding sequence ATGATCACGATAGAGCGCCTCCATAAAGCGTATGATGATACCGTAGCTCTGAGGGATATCGACCTGACCATAAAAGAGGGGGCCATTACGGGTCTGCTCGGACCCAACGGCGCCGGGAAAACGACTCTCGTTTCCATACTCACCGGTATCATCAAGAAAAGCGGAGGCCATGTTCTCATTAATGGGCTGGACCTTGACGGCAACCTCGCCGAAATACAGTCCCTGTCCAGCATCGTGCCGCAGACACTGGCCTTTTACCCGCTCCTCACCGCCTATGAAAACCTGGAATATTTCGGCGTCCTCTACGGGCTGCACGGATCACTGCTGAAGGAACGCATCGATTATTCCATTGAGGTCGCCTCGTTGCAGTCCTTTTACCGGAAACGCGCCGGCAAATTTTCAGGCGGCCTCAAGCGCCGCCTGAATTTTGCCATCGGGCTGCTGAACAACCCTAAAATCCTCTATCTTGACGAGCCGACGGTCGGCGTCGACGCCCAATCAAGGAACTACATACTGGAGATGATCCGGAAGCTGAACAAGGAAGAGGGAACCACCGTCATCTACACCTCCCACTACATAGATGAAATTGAGCATATATCCGATGAGATAACCATCATTGATGAAGGCAGTATCATCTTGCGCGGTCCGAAGGAAACCATACTGGCATCGAGTGACGCCTTTGCGATCCAGATTCCGGAGACCGAACTCAACGGCATGATCGGGTCGTACATCAAAGACGTCCCCGGTGTCTTCTGTACTGGCAATTCAATTGTGATCGAAAAAAACGATCAATACCTCAACTCGTTCATTCACATTCTGACAGCTCTGCGCGACGGGAATATATCGATACAGAACATACGGTACAACGCAAACAGGCTGGAAGACCTTTTCCTGCGTTTGACCAGTAAAAATCTCAGGGACGAGGAATGA